Within Bactrocera oleae isolate idBacOlea1 chromosome 6, idBacOlea1, whole genome shotgun sequence, the genomic segment GCTAATCTCCAAACTAAATCGATAACTTTGCGATACGACCTTTTGCACAGTGCACAAATTTTTGGCGATTTTATCCAACTTTACTTCACTGCCCTCTGGCGACGCACCGATTCTCCGTTTCACAGTTTTTCGCTTTTGTGACCGATTCGTTATTCGATTTTTTCGCCGTTCTGTCCGCATCCGTGCGACGTATCTTTTCGTTTTCGTTGCCCGTTGACTGGCTTCTCTGCTaacgcaaatattttttgttgtagttaacAGAATTCTCTTTCGCCGTTGATTTTCATCGGCCGCTGCCCTCTGTGTGCGTCGTTCCAGTGACTGAAGCGGCCGATTCTGACAGTAAACTCAGCTGAGAAAGTGCGAGTAAGAAAAAAGTATCGAACTGGCGATATGGAAAGAAAGGGAAAACCGACTGTTACAAACGCAGGTGAACGAAAAATAACAGCCGGTATAATGACAATGAACTTGGTAGCACTGTTGATAGGGAACATCagagaatttattttatattttctgctCTGGGAACAGGTGCACAGGGTGTTCTTGACTTTTacacattaaaaacaaaaaaattatttaaaaattgtactcagtttctaatttttaagaagagtatttttaaatattttagaaattattttgtttcacCTTTAAATTCTCTTTTACACCTCtgtattttggttttattaGATTACATTGTAATTTGGTATTATGTTATAAAATGCAATATAAATTGTAAAACCAGTAAATGttgaagatattttttatattttatataattaacattctctggaaaaaaaaacccaaaaaaaaagtttatgagTGAAGTTGTTAAGAAAACAGTTTGTAgtatttaaaatatcacattccatttatgtttattattatcacatataccagagaatgtaaataaataatttatttaaattagataCAGTTTGCATTCtctgcatatatttttaaacgcaATTGCAACACTGCGCTAAATTTCCCATATCCAATCACGGCAAACGGTTGTTAGGGTAATTTCAATATCTGCTATATTTCGAATTTTGGATGGGCAGCGGGCGTATATCCGCGATTAAATAAACTTCTATCTTTTAATTGTGCTTTTAATTAATATGGATTATGAAAAGACTGCAACACCACTGAAGCTATTTTCAGCGGTCCATATGAGTGGTAAATTGACACACAAAGTGGGTAACGAAAATTTAGAATTGATAACTACACCCGGTAATGGGAGATGTCATAAGAAAATGCATCCACGTACACCAAGTAAGGCGATAGGTTGTAGCATATCAACTATAAGCAGTATTGGCAGTAGTTCGTCAAAGCAAATAACTTGTTCCACCCTCATGAGTACGCCGCCAGCGAAACGATTTCAACGCATACGCAATCCTTTCGAACCAGTCTTAGCGGAGCGCTTGCATTTACCACTAATTGCCAGGTTTGTGTAAAATATAGCTTTCCTACCTtcacataaataattataatgctTGCGTAGCCCATCCTTGTTTCAGCGGCCTTCGACACCCCAACTGTCGTCAACACATTTCGAATGGAATATCGATGAAGTGTCTTCATTAAAACCAGCGCATGTCGAGCCGCACGAAACGCAATTTCACGACTCGCCCGACCCTGATTATGAAGCCAAAGCTCAATCGGCTATAAGTTCTTATTTCAAGGAACATCAAATTGTGCCGAGCCCAGTTGATTGCCCTTTACGAAGTCATCGCATCATACTTTCCGAATTAAATGGCAATACACCTATTACTAAACCAGGACGACGTATACGTGATTGTGGCACACAAACAGAATTATCATTGCCGGTAATCTTGCCCCGCGCTGTAGAAGAAGCACTAATGCCATATTTTCAACCACATTTAGCAATTGCTGATCGGACAAACTGTGACGCCGATTCGCAAATACGGTTTAGTAGCGATTCAAATGCATATACCTTTAGTGATGCTAAAGACATTTCATTGCGACGTAAACTATTCGATATGAATAATATTGTAGTACTCGAAGAGGGTAGAACATCGACAACTGAATCCAAAAGTAAAACGACATATTCCAACTCCAGTCCATCTTCCGCTTGTGAAAGTACGCGTGGTGGTCATTTTGCCATAGTTGGCACTCTTTCAGATTCTATGGACAAGAGTTCATTCGGCTCGCTTTCTCCAATTTCAGCATCCGATGGTCTATCCAACTCGCCACATTCGCCGCAAAAACGTCACTCTGGCTTGAAATCACGTATTCAAACTTTTCTACAGGAACTAGATGATGTCGAGCAGCTGTCACCAATACATCCACCGGTACGACAAACGAGTAGACGGTGTCATGACAAACGGGAGGTTACAAACAAATCACAGCAAGATTCCAAAAATACCTATCGTTGCAATGCGCTGAACCAGAGTGAAGCAACTATAAACGGAGATCTCTCTTTAGCTTGTATTGATGCTGGTAACACCAACGGTGACAAATTTACGCCTGATCGTAGTTCTTCACCATTACGTTTGGCATATTGCTCTACTGAATTGGAATCGGCAATCGGTCATCATTCAATTGATAGCAGTTTCAATATGAAAATCAGTCGTTTAGCGGTGAATAGTGCGAAGTGcataaaaccaacaacaaccacgGGTCGTGATACTAAAACACAAGAGCATGATATATTCGCTCCCGACGAAACGCAAGAGTTACTTGATGACGATGAAATGCAAGTGTCGCAGTTGTCCGCACAAAATTTCAATTGTAGTTCGAGCTCCGCGGATACGCCGCGTAGTAAAAGACGTTCGGCGAGTCGCAAAAATTTATCACAATCCTTTTCGCTTAATTGGCTAGATGATGAAGAAGAGCAAGTGGCCGATGAAAAGCAAAAAGCAGAAAAACAAAACTTACCAATATCGCCAATAGATTTGCCGCGCATTGATATAAACATAGTGGATGAATTGATTGTTAAAGAACATGCattacagcagcaacaacagttgCAAAAAGTTAACGACCAGCGTAATGGTGTTGACAAGCAAGCTATTGTTAGCGCTGCGGAAACGCGCGCCGTATTCTATCGTGTCGATAGTGGCTTCAATGAGATGCCGGCCAGTGGTTGTTCTTCCACCTGCTCCATGGGCGCAAGTCAAAAGAGTGATGGCGCGCTATCGCCAACAACACAACTTGACGTAAGCATGGTTTGTTGTTCAACACCATCGAAGTGCTCGGACATCAACATCGTTGCATCTTGACGACAGACAATTGCAATACTTACGTTGCCAAACATATTTCATAAAACGCATTTATATCACGGTTGTCAGCTGCCTTTTTGCATTAGCTAAAATACTTACTTAATaacttatatttgtataattcgtAGTTATATACGCGCAATTATTGTCTCGTATGCAATATTCAAAGCCAAGTTTTATAGTAATTGTAATAATAGCAtgttagaaaattaattaattttaagactgccatgatttttagaataacaaattttttatatatatgagaCTGCCGTGCAGCAAAAAGCACTCCACCTAAGTAGCGCCGCCGCTTGAAAAGTTTGTGCAGCAAATAAAAAGTAGAGCGCCTACTAAAGCTCACTTTGCTAGCTGTATACAATTAATTAGCCTATTTCATTAATCATGTCGTTTacaacaattacatatatacattataaaaatagttacgattttcgaagaaattttatgTAGCATCCAGTTTAAATTGTCATTATTACGCATtctttgtgttattttatttttacttgtaCTTTCTGTTAGCGCTAATTTCGTTTATTTAACATTtgattatcattatttttaacttgtcattattttatatatctgcGTTGTGGATGTATTTATAGCTCCGATATACATAGTTTAATTTCTacttacataatattattttcaatttcatttgttacatgttatattttatagcttttactCAATAAtcgtttattttgaatattgtgTCACTCGGCGCGTGTAATATTAGTCaaataataaatgcaaaaaacagTAGCATTGTTTGTTTACAACGCCatttactttcaccgatgaggAGGTCCGGAGCGTCATCAACAAGGCTAAGTTATCCAAGCCCATTGGCCCCGATGGCATAAGCATATTGATGCTAAATCATCCAGGatcgacgggagtaagctacgTAGCTagggtcctcaacctgtcgcaGATCACTCTTGAAATACGAAATCCAAAGCCACCCTGTGAGAGGACGATCCttttgtcaaaagcttttgacacagtcaatcacataACGCTACTTGTGGACATAGAACAAAgcacgctccctccagggttgAAGCGGTGGATTATGAACTACATGAGAGGTCGATATTCATCCGTACTCTTTCGAGGTGAAAACTACATTGAGAGGCTCAAAACTACATTCTGCGGGGGAGTGTCCGCAACCCGTTACTGTTTAACTTTTACATTTCGAAAGTCTCTCAACTACCAAAGGGATTTTCCAtcacctcgtacgctgatgattgcacaatattgacgtcgggcaatgaaATCGATGGCCTGTGTTCGAATATAAACGGCTATATatccgacctttctcgcttcttatCTGCAAGGAGTTTGACACTCTCCCCCTTTAAATTCACAGCAATCTTATCCATGAACTGGATGAAGGAGCACAGACTGAATCTTAGCATTACAGCCGATGGTATTGAAATTTCGACTATCAATAACTAAGATTTTAGGTGTTACACTCggcctgtgctccttcactcttcctacgaccgcgataactgccaaagtacatagccgcaacaaaatcctcaagtcgttTGCTAACAGCTCATaggaaaaaacaaagaaactttGTTGGCAACATGCAAGCCAACGGGCGGCCGGTCATAAAGTACGCAAACGAAGGATCTTCACTACTACAGCAAGAGTGATCCTTGATCCAAGGCCCGCCTGCTTCTGGTTAAGAAACTTAATGAGCTCGTCTCCCAGTAGAAACCATCcttgcagtcgtctgcttgaagcagAGCCGCCTCCTAGAAACATCAAgagttattttctttaattacctCGACGACATCtaacagtacgccgaccagacttcggatgCAACTAACTTTAGACACGCACTTACGGCCATTGAAAGTAGATcgattaacaccttcaccgactctcTTTCAGAGAATGGCGTACTTGAAGtgaaaccaccacccattgcagacgaaGAGCTGGAGTTGCCCCTGTAATCGAGAGTGACCCTTACACTACTTCGCTCTGGATACTGTAATGGGTCCTCCTACTTATACAGAACcgaccacctctttgcatgcccagcgaaccccactcatctaactcattactccctatggtccgacctcgTCGAAACAGCATATTTCCTTAATTTATCGTTAGATGACTTCAATGACAACCAACCCGAACCTTAGCACTCAACCGGGGATAAGATAACcgctataacaacaactatTGTTAGTGTTGTTTGAGATTATGTTTTGATTTAGCCGCATAAAAGACTTAAACAACGAACGCGTTTTCGATgtcaattttttgttaattattgatttaaattcATTTGCAGGTTATCACTTTTAATgacattttagttttaaatttgtgTGTACCATAACTTGAATATTCATCTATAAAATTGCTATTGTTGCAAAAAGATTCCgaattaatttagaaaaatataaccccctttttgatttttgtaaagAGCTTGACATTGTGAACACCATAAACACTTTTAACGAGAAAAATATTGCAACCCTGTGCCAACAGCTGTTTGCTGATCACTCATATCGGCGAATTTATCTTGAACGATATCAAATAAATTCAACGCAAGCAACTTCGCTGCTGCgtgtttatttttacaatttcccACAATGCATTTGTAAACTCGTTTCATTTGTTTCACTTTCGTCTCCTTGACGCGTTGCTACACTCTTAGCGGTGTTATTCGTGtaattttgtgttaaaatattGAGTTCGCATATTTATAAACGTTATTCTTTACGTTAATTTCCGGTGCGTGTTTAACAAACTTCAAATTTTATTGCACTCAATTAAAATTGCAGTTAGTAATAAccgtaaatttatgaaaatcggGTAAAGCGCAAGAAGATCCAACCAAAAGCAGCAAATAAACCGACGAAAGAAAGTTAATAAAGCATTAATAAAGTTGAAAACAGTTTTGTAGACGTAGAAAGAAAACGGACAAGGCGTAACTGTGTAGAGTAAATGGTGGTGAGCATTCTTGTTGGCCTATTAGATGTTCGTTGGCCCGGTTTGTGTGCGGCGTacataaatatctaaatatctATGCATTTGTGTCTTAAAATGTGTGCGCATATGTTGCAACTTGCCAGTGAAGATAATGTGGAgcataaatgaaaattgttgcACCGTTCGAGTAATTGTAGTGCATTTAGTGCAGTCAAAAGTGactgatattaaaataaattaaaataagcaaAGCAGCACTACAGTGTTGCAGCTGTCAAGTGTAAAAGCGTAACAAAAAAGTGTCAAAAGCAATAACCATTTTTGTGGCAACAGCCGTGTTTGTGGTAACAAAGTGTCCCCTTTTTTGAATATCAACGAACTGCTGTTGCTATAACTTTTTCACTTActttgtttattgtttgttgttgctgctgctactaACAATATATAACCCGTGTTTCAGTTGAAGTTGGTCGACGCCGTTATGCATTGAAGCGTGCAACAGTGCATCGTCCGACCGGCACCTACTGCGAGAGTCAGGCTTTTACATACCTTTTTACAAAATACACAGTCCATATAGCACGCcaaccaacaaaaaataataggcCGCAAACATTGGCTTTTGCAGCAGTTTTGTACTTCCTTTTTTCCTCATCTTCCCGTGCATGACAATAGCATAGCGCAGGCGCAACAGGCGAAAGTTTCATGAAAACACCaactatgtacgtatgtatgtatgtatgtacatttgtatgtgcatAGGTACTAACCATTAATAGCCAAGTTGGATAGTACTGCTTTGCCGGCGCACAGGTGTTGTTGGGCATTCTGCGCAGtgcgtgttgttgctgttgttttttctaTCGTTTTATGGtgtatttgtttttcatattgTTCGCAGTATTCAATTTGTTGTTTATGTTCTGCCATATTATTCGCCGTTTTATGTTTGTGcgtgtttattaaaaaataatagtaataacaaaattcggtTCAacgaagaaataaattaaagttaaaagcagtgaaaaataataagttattgttgaaaaatttaaatgaaaattatgtatatttatttatattgatttaaattCAAGAAATTCCAGTGTAAGCAAGTGGAcgataaagtgaaaaatatttaaaaagcatttTATATACAATGATGGAAATAAGAATGGTTTTCTGATTGATTTTTGAAGTAAGAAGGCGAACTACATATTTTTAAGGTAAACTTATTGTCcactaataatttttactatttacatgtactatataatattttatagaatttacATGCACAGAATTTATTGTACTTTAATCACGTAGCCGATCGGTAGATGGACCTCCAAAAAAATGTCTGGCGGTGGGGAAaatttttctgttaaaaattaTGTCAAATCCAAAAGCCAAAAGAATAAAATACAATAGATTAATTCAGGTAATGTACGAAGGACTAGTCGAAATTTGGATTTTAGACAAAATGGATGCTtcctatttttttatgaaaaaaaattaacactttAGAATGGCTTAAAAGTGTGAAATTATAATCAAATACTTTTTCCTTCGATCAATACCTCTCTTCGATTCTCGATTAGTAACACGTTTAGAATGCAGATGGCGATCCTTAGCCGGTTTGTTGTTAACGTAGCGGCCGGAAAGCAAGTTCAGGAAATAGACATGAGTGACGCTGGAACACCTCTTTTGTTTCTATTCAGATTTAACTAGAATTCGTCTTAGATATCTAAGAGCTTAGTAGTTAAAGGGATTACATTaagtatcaaaattagatatcatGTCACGCTTAAAGTTCGCAAAAAGCATTAACGTTTTGTATGAGGAATACTTGAGCTCAAGTTGAACTGAACCTCTATCTGGCCTTACTTAAATTCACTCGGTCTATGTATGCATAACCTAACCTTCACTAGGAGGCTTtccaattattaatttttagaataaaatcaataaaatccaACAAAATCTGCTTTCACTGCCATCATTTTTTACGCATATGTTATATCTTGCTAAGCTCTCCTTAGCAGTCTTCCTTGCATCCATTCCGATTTCACTTGGCTACAAGAACACAATTAATTGGCTAACTAACCTAACGTGACACTAAATCTGAATGGAAGCCAACTTTCTGAAATTTCCTTTTCTACAAATACAACGGTAAACAAGTAATTTATGGGTAAAATTGGCAGCTGCGAAATCAAACACATGGTCACTAATTTCCAATCAGAAAAAAGAGAGAAAGACTAAACAAAATCTGATTTGCTTTTgggggcaacaacaacagtcggAATGAACGGTGTTAGTAGTGGCTGTGCAcctgtgtgtttgttgtttgtatgcCAAACCAACAGGACAGCCAACTGTATGGCTATGCAGCTAACtggttgtatatacatacatatatgtgtaaatgtatgtgtgaatgtatgcatgtatgtagtatgtttgtacaaaaatatatcaaatgatTAGAGACAACATAAACTTTTGCATACatgctatgtacatatgtacacatatatatggtatatgcactATAACTGTGGTTAGTGGGTTTCTCTTTTGCATTGCATTTCGTGCTGTTTAACCGGATTCGCAAGTTGGGAGTTGACCATCGCATGCCATTTATCTAACAAAATTCCAGCCATAATCCGCT encodes:
- the bora gene encoding protein aurora borealis; protein product: MDYEKTATPLKLFSAVHMSGKLTHKVGNENLELITTPGNGRCHKKMHPRTPSKAIGCSISTISSIGSSSSKQITCSTLMSTPPAKRFQRIRNPFEPVLAERLHLPLIASPSLFQRPSTPQLSSTHFEWNIDEVSSLKPAHVEPHETQFHDSPDPDYEAKAQSAISSYFKEHQIVPSPVDCPLRSHRIILSELNGNTPITKPGRRIRDCGTQTELSLPVILPRAVEEALMPYFQPHLAIADRTNCDADSQIRFSSDSNAYTFSDAKDISLRRKLFDMNNIVVLEEGRTSTTESKSKTTYSNSSPSSACESTRGGHFAIVGTLSDSMDKSSFGSLSPISASDGLSNSPHSPQKRHSGLKSRIQTFLQELDDVEQLSPIHPPVRQTSRRCHDKREVTNKSQQDSKNTYRCNALNQSEATINGDLSLACIDAGNTNGDKFTPDRSSSPLRLAYCSTELESAIGHHSIDSSFNMKISRLAVNSAKCIKPTTTTGRDTKTQEHDIFAPDETQELLDDDEMQVSQLSAQNFNCSSSSADTPRSKRRSASRKNLSQSFSLNWLDDEEEQVADEKQKAEKQNLPISPIDLPRIDINIVDELIVKEHALQQQQQLQKVNDQRNGVDKQAIVSAAETRAVFYRVDSGFNEMPASGCSSTCSMGASQKSDGALSPTTQLDVSMVCCSTPSKCSDINIVAS